From the genome of Leptolyngbyaceae cyanobacterium:
TAGGATACCGCTCCTAACGCGAGTGACATTAATTGCCCCGGCGTGATCGTGAATAGTAGTAAATTGACCGGGATGCCAGCATAGTACCAGCATATCAAATCGGGATGTCCGACAAAGTAGCTTTCGCGCGTAAGTTCGATCGCTAAAAGAAATATGCTGTCTGAGTAGGATATCGTTTAAATCTAACTGCGAAACCAAAGCTGCCAATTGCTCGATTTGGAGATCTGGTGGTGGAATACGCATCATCTCCAAAATAAAGTTGTCCAAAGTCAGTCTGTTGGTCAACAAATTGATAGTCATAACAAAAATCGCGATATTTTGTATAGAAGTATGCCTGTAATTAATCGGGCAAATTGAATAACTTGTTACACAAGCTAATTTCGTCAGCTAAAATTTGCCATCCGCAGATTTACCGATTAAAAAAAATGTATTTTATCTTACTTTTTTAGATTAATTGCTTAAAGAAGGTAAAAAAGAATTCGCAAAAATGGCTACCTGAGTGCGATCGCGTAAATTCAATCGATGCAAAATACTAGTAACGTGATTTTTCACCGTCTTT
Proteins encoded in this window:
- a CDS encoding cysteine dioxygenase family protein is translated as MTINLLTNRLTLDNFILEMMRIPPPDLQIEQLAALVSQLDLNDILLRQHISFSDRTYARKLLCRTSRFDMLVLCWHPGQFTTIHDHAGAINVTRVRSGILTARIFEVYEEKSANEKWVRLQSEEELDRGKLAIVDRHQIHQLANTSDEKLVTLHVYAPPLKNINVYCPNSGQVDEVNLTYSLEQ